Sequence from the Ooceraea biroi isolate clonal line C1 chromosome 2, Obir_v5.4, whole genome shotgun sequence genome:
TATATGtaccaaaaatatttattatttatttattcaaatgcctaataaattttcttccatATAGGGGAGACAATTATTCATTCCTCAGTTCCTAGTAGAGTGTCCCCGTTTTGCGATGTAAACATCGTATATATCTTTTTGCTCAGTTCCGGACCGACTTTACGTACAGCCGTGAGAGGGCCGGCTGCTCTCCTAATCTGTTAAATAGCACAATTTTTCCATATTTGTCGAtagaacattattaaataataggttaaagtgcaattaaaatttgcacACAAAAAGTTATGTAAAACatgttacaatttatataaaaatatcgaccTTTGAGAATAGttaataaaatgagaaattgtatataataacatatctaatattaatatttaataattttactatttattatatcattattatattaattagctGAGCTGTAAAAACCATAGTATTAAAGTAGCTGTGTAATAGTTATTACTTACTGGTATATCTTTCAATAGATTCATGCCTTTGTCAGGTGTACAACTTTTGTAAGCctagaaaaaagaatattacttCTCATTATCACAAACAAAGTACATGTTGTCTTAACAATTCTCCGTCACACATACATCAATAAGCTGTGCTGGACTAGAATAAACTGTACATATTGCTTCTGCCGTTTCCAAACTGCTCAAGTTAAACTGGCACAACTGCTGCTGCCACAACCTTTTCAATCCATTTCCATCCTTGTCAACACACACAGTGTTCTTATTGTCTCCCATAATGTACCAGTCAAATTTATCTTTCTGATTTTCGCTCTTCTGTAATTTATATGGTATCTCCGAAATGGACTTTGTATATTGATATATCATTAAACTTAAATCCTGTGCGTTCTCGATCAATCTGTTGCTGCACTGGGCTACTATCTGAACTTTGGTTAGACACGTATCGAGCTGCTGCTTTGATATAATCGGGAAAGTGTCGAACTGCTGATTACCTTTACATCTCGTTCCTTTACTTCCTGGACTTTTATTCGATTTCCGTTTCTTCAGATACGCAAAATACTCCTCCATGCCAAAGATAACCAGAACTATTTTGTAGTTTGACATCAGAGCCTTCATGTTTGAGATAGATGAGCAGAAAGTATTTTCTGCTACATGTGTCACTGCCTCATGAATGCTCCAAACCACAATAACGTATTCCTgcatttgtacatttttctttgtGCATATCTCATTGTCTTCGCCAATATAGTTCTCCTCTATGTTCCTTTGCCACGTAATGCTATTCGGAATCAATTCTTCGGTCATGTTAAACTTGATATTAGCGTTtcgtaatgtattttttacttCTTCTTGAAAAGTGAACGCATCGATACCTTGGTCAAGATTAACTTCTATGAACTTGAGACATTCCCCAGGCTTCATGTCTTTAGATCTTTTCAGCGCTATTGCTTTTAACGCCTTACCTCGCGCCAGAGCTTGCTGGCGTTCTTTCTTCAACGTTGCCTTATCCCTTTTAGATACCATTCGAGTCTGAGAGCTCTTTTTAACTTGATCCTCTTCCGATTCGCAAGAATTGGACATGGTGTGCGATGATCGATGAGCGTTGAACATGAAACCATTATCGTCGTTTAAAgtagaaaaattttctttattttgcgATGGCAAGTCTTCCGCGGCATCATAACAAAACGGCACCTCTGGAAAATTGAAGTCAATGGCAGTGTCAGAGTCATATGTCCTTTCAATCTCTGATCCATTTTCGTTGCGTTTGTCGACAGGCAAGACGAAGACGGATTCGTCCGAATCGCTCAGTACAACGACGTCCGACATTCGCGAAGGAATTTCGATTAAACGTTCAAATTAAATGACGCTGTCAAAACACTCGCCACACATCAATGATCAAGCGGTATAGTGTATACTGCGGTAGCGACTAGCGGTACACGTGCTAACCTCAGTTTCTATCATAAAGACTGCAGTCCACTTAGAGCTACAAATCCTTCAAAATACTTtccatcttttttttattcggtgCTTTTCCCGAAGAGtggcaaatattttaaagattgacatgtttattaattttttgtaaagGCTTAAGTTTTTGAAAAAGAGCACCGAATTAATGTACgcgcctatatatatatatatatgcatgagCGCGCATGCGCATTTATATCACAGTACAGAAATTGTGAAAGTGAGAGATCGATTTACGTCTGCATTGTGACGCTTTTGAGAGCGTTAAGCTTTGTTagcaatatattattgttacatatatGATTCTCCGTATCACGTGCGAAATTTGACTGCAGTCCTAAACATTCGATCGTTACTTTGTTCGAAAAGCAATGCATCTATAAGAGTTTAGAGTAAGCGCATTTTCGAAAGTCGCAATTATAAGTAACAAATACCTCTTAACATAAAGTCTCTTAAACGGCCCGGTctcttatttcaataatattgaTCAATGAAATCGTGTAAAGTGACGTGTTCAAAATTTATCGAAGAAAAACAGCTTTGCGATTGTAGCGACTATCGAAACTCAAGGTATCGACATAACGCGAATTATCAAAGTAGTGAAAAAGGCGCGCACAGTGAACAGCGAGCGGTAATCAAGTAAATTTTGGCCAAATATCTTTCCCGCTcaaaaagatttttctttagTTCTATTTATGTGTAACATTGATGATAAAGGCGACTAATACGCGAACACGTGCATAGAACTAAGAGCTGTGTAAATAGAAATTTCATGCTGCATCAggataaaatagaattaatataGTTGTGTAGGTTATACTTGTGGCAATTGTAGTACGTAGATAAACATACGTGTTAAATAttacctttatatttttaggtAATTCCTCATTAGTTTTCTTGCATCGAATCGAAACATATCATTTAACTAAAATGGATACTTCCTCTTCAAAAGACTCGtcgatagaaataaaaattgaggacgatgatgatgaGTTGTTCGATGAAGTGATATGTATGAGCAGCAAAGAAACCGCATTAAAACAAAATGATGCGGAAAGAGAAAGTAATTTGGGAAATACCGCTTTGTGTGAAGCcgaaaaaaatgaaactgAGGCTCCtatgaataatgaaaattcaaaagcAGAAAGTGACAATGTTGATTGGACAGAAGATAATGATACAGAGCACGAGAATACAAGTAACATTATGCGTATAGAGTATAGAGACAATGTAAAAAACAAGCCAGAAGAATCACATACATGGCGTAAGCGAACGAGGCAGAACAGTGAGGATCACAACGATGATTTCAAGATTTCTCGTTGCAGAAGTTACTCCACTGACTCCAGCTCTAACTCCACAAACTCTTCAGATAACGGTAAAAAGCATATAGAGTATGAAACAGACCCAGTTGTATTGGCACGTAGGCAGAAAGAAATAGATTACGGAAAGAATACTATTGGATATGACAGATATATCGAGTTGGTGCCTAAGTAAGTATTCAGGATTCTGTAGATTGCTCGTCTTTAAGCTGAATAccattgatttatttatctttacttttatttcagAGAGAAACGTACACGAGAACATCCAAGGACacctccaaaatatataaaatacagcaGAAGAGGCTGGGACGGCATGGTACGATTGTGGCGGAAACAACTGCATTCTTGGGATCCTCCCAAGGAGGACCAAACAGATTAAGAGGCTGTTTCATTGAAATACTgctaatttttcttaatttatatatagttattgCATATGTTTTCGTACTATACTTTCTTATTTGTTACGTACTACTTCAACAATgtctataataatttaaagctgaaataaattaaatgtagaaataatgatttcaaaataaTCGTCTCACGTTTTAGATTTTTGTTTAcctacattattttataattattcaaaacAACTTTGCTCATAACGCATCAGTTTTACATaatatcacatatatatatatatattttttttttgaagcaatattttatgcagATTATTATCATCATGTAAATATTgggtcagtcaaaaagttcgatttttgcgtcaaattttaCTGCATTCAATAAAAGCAAACTATTCATCAATCAAGTAACCACTGTCATTATTTACGATTAGACACTTTCTATGATGTTATCAACATCGTTGCCTGTATTACATGTGGCATCATCATGACTATTGAAAATCAAACACATTGTTTTGGCTAACCCGATATTTTCAGGCAAATTGAATTGATAATATacaagttaaaaatattcgaATGTAAACTTGTGAAGTTGTGCAAtgttttcgatacaagatttaaaGGTAATatggtaataaaaataaaatgtatgaatGTCCATATACTTGAGTAATtgtaatctaataaaaaaatatacaaaaataaaaaaggaacttTATATCTTCTTAAAATTGctgtattttttcattaaataaatcaatatattcACAATAAGACGACTTgtcatatataacatattgcaAATCTTACTAAATAATCAATAGATACATATTgcttttatatcataattctgTTATTCTGTGTGTTGTGTCTCATCCATTTAACATAAAAGTTTAatcagaaacatttttatattttaaacttaGCTGTGTTTCAAGTTTACTCAAGATGGTATCCAGTTTCTGATTGGTATTAGCTTCCATTTCGTTTATCCTTTTCATCAATCTTTTCTCCATGTCATAAAATTTGTTGTCAATGTACGTTCTGATATCAATATTGGATTCCTTACTATCCTCCTTATAGTTTAGACTTTCACAGttttcgctctctttctttacGATCCCATTTTGAGATTCAAGAGAATTTggctttttataattatttccgtAATTCAAGCAATCCTTTTCATTAGCtctttttccaattttattgTTACCTGCCAGATATTCTAAATCTGCAGCAAAACTTTCCAGACTTTTCTGGCAAGATTGTTCCTTGTTCGTAGTTTCTTGTTTATCATAATATTCAAATACTCTCCTTGCCATATCAGCCATTTTATGTGGTTTGCCGTTGGCATTGCTGAGAAACGTTTGAacaatatcataattaaaGGCACCTGACTTTGCCTCTTTTATGGCCTCCGTCAGAAACAGTTTTATACCAAATATCCATATGCCCATACTAGCATCTTTATTTCTCGTTCTGGTAAACTGttgtaaagaaattattattattatactattgtacaaataagaaacatatttataaGGACATCTTACCTTAACACTAACTTCAGTCGTAGGTGGTTGTATCGTGGTGTCTCCAATGAAAACAGTAGTTCCTTCATATTCGTCTATAAAGTCTGTGAATATTGTTGTTTCATATTCTCcagattgtttgaaaatttcaagaacGCTACCTTCCGAAACGATGACAATACGCGCTATTTTCTGGCAGTTTGTCACTTTGATGTCCAACATACATGGTTCCCTATTGGAACCATCCATATTGGAATTTGTACAAGAATTCATATTAGATTCTGCATTAAACACCACAGGATCAACTGGTTGCAGAGAAATGCAGGTATCCGTAGAAACTACATCTTCATAGCTTACTCTATACaacaaacaatattatttcaatgatGTGTGttcttattttatgtatttttaaaaatttcatatgtATAAATCATATTATAGACAAAAATAGAAACATGTTCTAGTTTGTTCATTTACCTATGATTAGGTGCATGTTTTAGGGGTACAATAATGATAGCATCGTAAAGTTGTTTATTGCTAGCAACTTGCCAGTTACATGAAACTTGTAAGATGCCACAATTCACGGGTAGCACAGCATGTGACTCGTGATGTTCATTATCTGTGATGTTCATTATCTCCATAATTCTGATATCTGCCAAAAACGAGCGGATATTTTCTCAATGTCACCTTTTTCCCAACAAAGCGTACGTCacaattatattttgacaCTTTGCGTATGATGCGACCATCAGCATTCTCTCACGCAATCTCTACTATCATGTCGTGTTAAACATATCGCTCGATTGTTGGAAACTTGAAGATTACAAACAAGAATCCAGATGTAACCCGCGTTATCCCGTGAATTCCTTTGACTTTAATTACGTTTCAGCAAGTCACTTTTTTACTGTCCTTCTGACAGAGATTCAGAAGTTTTACCAAAGTTCTTTCTTCACATTGGAATGTTGAACACAGATGTCAAACGATATCAGGTTACAATGAAGCTTTGGTTAATGCTTTGGATAAGTTCGAAAAACAAACAGTGGCAAACAAAATAACGATATTTACGATAATtgcgatatataattttattacacgcGTAATGTCTTTAAAATGATTCAACGTTGTCTAAAAATCATAATCATATAAGTTAACAATCGATCACAGATCACAAGCTGAAAAAATAGCGATTTTCGTATCAAATAACCCCGTGTATGCTTCTCTAATATATTTGAGCTAACGAAGCTCAAATGCTGCTTCCAATATCATGGTATAGACGTATATCAACCTTTCACTTTCAATCGTGCATTTTAACGCAAATGCGCATGCGCGTGCACAAAAGATATCTTAAGAACATCTTAGGTGCGCAAATTACTTCGGTGctcttttttgaaaaaattgagcttattaattttcctttttctcgagAGGGAATTCAGCTGCTCGATagatggagaaaaatattagaaaatgatgacATATACTTCCAAGAttgatatgtttattttttttttataataaggactcaatttcttcaaaaagaattaatttaaattaataaagcatACCTAAAGACTGCACTTGAGACAgcttaaatgtaaaaatagattattaaatactgtgcttaaaatagtattttgaattttttagtAGATGGCGGCGCGTGCAATTTCCGCTATGATGACAGCTGCATCAAGACATCACAAGTGCCGGACTGCCTAGTGCCAGTGTGCCACTAGTTGGCCGTAACTAAATTTGGCACTTAGGAGCCTCTCTATGCGATAGTTCAAGTTCTTTATTAGTGAAAATTGTTACTTTTATTCAATTGTATAGACGTCAaaactgaaaagaagcatataaGAAAGCCAAACTAAAACGTTCACATGCTCGCCTACTCCACTTGCGtttcatattaatatagtTTCCATCAATAGAAAAAACAATCGCTAACTTATCCCTCTACTGAGAAAAGCTCAGATGAGGAGCGGCAGGTGGTCGCCACATCTATTGTAAACATCATAATTGAGTTAAGATAGAAACAATTGTTGATCTCTCTCTGTCAAGGTTACCTGTATGTcactataataaaaatgacaaCTCACCTTCAAATGCAACTTTCGAGCGTTTTAGGAGATAAAGTAAAGTGTCTTgcggaaataaagaaaacatttgTGCGTCCATTGATACAATGTgagtgtaataaattaattctgtgTATTGGACATAAACAGATTAAGTATAATTCATAGTggagataatttattattttaaacgtatacatatattgcattaaatgaaagaaattaatttattagatcaaatgttaattaaaattagcaCAAGTATATGATGAACttgagatatatttaatataatatgctgtcatgtatgtgtgtgtatctaTTAATTGCTTAAAAACTTGTAGTGGCAGTAAAAACAATAGAACTTGAATATGTTGAAGAAGGTATATTGGAACGAATaagcaagaaatataatatacctGAAAAAGATGTAGATGAATATTATGCTGCTATttacacaattttacaaatatatttacgttCACAATACTACGTTATTAAGCCTTTAGAATTCAAGCAATGCTTAGAGGAATTAAAGTAAGTAATATTTTCTGCTCTCTGATGATGAACATCTTACTTAAAGGACactcatatttatatttataaaaaggaTGTGGAAaatctttcaaaataaaaattgtacttttttttgtaattcttaattatttcttatgcATATTACAGATTGTCACCAGATTGTATAGAAGATTTATCTTCTGTGATTTATGGTCCAAAACGATCAAATCTGTTATCAGGCTTAATTCAGAGGACGACGTTTAATCCACAATTGATATCCTGCAGATGGCGTGTGGATATTACCATCTCTTccaagtatattttaatttttaatatttattcattataaagTATCTCTCTTTTTGTATACATATAGTATATGTGTCCCTTCTCTGATTTCAGCATATTAAATAGAGTCTTAGAACCAAATATCGTGATGGAATGGATGTATAATACAGGCGAACGCGTAACGTTTGAATTATCCTTGGCAAAGTTTCACCAGCTAAGGCATGCCATAGCTACTATTCTCGTTGAATTGCAAGCATTACAGCGTCACAACATCAACAAAACTATCCAATTCAGTTAACAGTAACAATTACTGAAGATAATATCGACATACAGATATATAACACAAGATATACTGTGTAACAATTTccattaatctttttaatatgtgaagatatttaatgataatttctatatattttgttgttttgtaatatatatcataGATTCAAATCAtcttagaaatttattaaatttcttaaatggatTACTTAAATGTTAACTATGTttcataaatgtattaatgcaTACTGGAtttgaaaatttctaattactGCAGAGacaatataattgataatataatatatttgtatttgttacactttttttgtatcaaacattgtaatatattgtatatacatttgattatgtatatatattagattttttatataatctaatGAGCGTTTGacaaagaagaaattattttataaacattaataaagaagaagaataaaaataaaattcattaatcaGTTATTCTTCACCTTTATCACAAAAATACTACAATCGGCTTTCTTGCGCATGCGCATGCCATACAACGATGGATGCAGTGTGAATGTAAGATATGCTCCATTCTTAACTCGGTTTATATACGTGTACCTTAAAAACATCTGGCGGGATGATGACATCGATATTGAGAAATTGTTGGGGGCTATCGCGAAATTTGCCGGTTGCCACGTCAAAGtgtaatggaatatttttcatacgaACGGTGgtattataatcgaattatataataacgtaTGCGTCTGTCTGATAGGTTATGCTGTTGCATTTCCATCATCGGTAAGATGCAATACCACAACAGCCAGCGAGAAAACTGAAAAAGCTGAAACACGTCGTACGTGGTATTTTTTATCTGTAAACtataaaaatgtgcaaaagttatttaaatattatattacaatacattaataatatctgGAGACATTGTCAATCTCCAtttcttcataaaaaaaagcaaaacgattctgaaatattgcatatcttatataaaaaatctgatataataatcttatGGAAAACATTTGACAGCGTCATTTTATTTCGCTCGAATTTTTGCAGCTACAGTACGCAAACCCAGCCATGTCGATGTCAATCGTTTGATAAGTTTTGGTCGATACATTACAAATTGCCTgccaaaatatatacaaaagaCACAGCTGACAGCTGGTGATGAGTTGGAGTTACTCATTGTCCCAGATGGCATTATCCCTACACTCACATTTTTGAAAGACCATCATAACACTCAATTTGTCAATCTGACAGATATTACTGCACTAGATGTGCCTAGTAGACAGTATAGATTTGAGGTAACATTCCTTTCAAGTATAAacacataattttaaatacacataactattatccttttttttttaaataagttttatcaTGTAT
This genomic interval carries:
- the LOC105279157 gene encoding crossover junction endonuclease EME1, which produces MSDVVVLSDSDESVFVLPVDKRNENGSEIERTYDSDTAIDFNFPEVPFCYDAAEDLPSQNKENFSTLNDDNGFMFNAHRSSHTMSNSCESEEDQVKKSSQTRMVSKRDKATLKKERQQALARGKALKAIALKRSKDMKPGECLKFIEVNLDQGIDAFTFQEEVKNTLRNANIKFNMTEELIPNSITWQRNIEENYIGEDNEICTKKNVQMQEYVIVVWSIHEAVTHVAENTFCSSISNMKALMSNYKIVLVIFGMEEYFAYLKKRKSNKSPGSKGTRCKGNQQFDTFPIISKQQLDTCLTKVQIVAQCSNRLIENAQDLSLMIYQYTKSISEIPYKLQKSENQKDKFDWYIMGDNKNTVCVDKDGNGLKRLWQQQLCQFNLSSLETAEAICTVYSSPAQLIDAYKSCTPDKGMNLLKDIPIRRAAGPLTAVRKVGPELSKKIYTMFTSQNGDTLLGTEE
- the LOC105279158 gene encoding histone RNA hairpin-binding protein, which gives rise to MDTSSSKDSSIEIKIEDDDDELFDEVICMSSKETALKQNDAERESNLGNTALCEAEKNETEAPMNNENSKAESDNVDWTEDNDTEHENTSNIMRIEYRDNVKNKPEESHTWRKRTRQNSEDHNDDFKISRCRSYSTDSSSNSTNSSDNGKKHIEYETDPVVLARRQKEIDYGKNTIGYDRYIELVPKEKRTREHPRTPPKYIKYSRRGWDGMVRLWRKQLHSWDPPKEDQTD
- the LOC105279159 gene encoding uncharacterized protein LOC105279159, coding for MEIMNITDNEHHESHAVLPVNCGILQVSCNWQVASNKQLYDAIIIVPLKHAPNHRVSYEDVVSTDTCISLQPVDPVVFNAESNMNSCTNSNMDGSNREPCMLDIKVTNCQKIARIVIVSEGSVLEIFKQSGEYETTIFTDFIDEYEGTTVFIGDTTIQPPTTEVSVKFTRTRNKDASMGIWIFGIKLFLTEAIKEAKSGAFNYDIVQTFLSNANGKPHKMADMARRVFEYYDKQETTNKEQSCQKSLESFAADLEYLAGNNKIGKRANEKDCLNYGNNYKKPNSLESQNGIVKKESENCESLNYKEDSKESNIDIRTYIDNKFYDMEKRLMKRINEMEANTNQKLDTILSKLETQLSLKYKNVSD
- the LOC105279160 gene encoding COMM domain-containing protein 5, whose protein sequence is MTTHLQMQLSSVLGDKVKCLAEIKKTFVRPLIQLAVKTIELEYVEEGILERISKKYNIPEKDVDEYYAAIYTILQIYLRSQYYVIKPLEFKQCLEELKLSPDCIEDLSSVIYGPKRSNLLSGLIQRTTFNPQLISCRWRVDITISSNILNRVLEPNIVMEWMYNTGERVTFELSLAKFHQLRHAIATILVELQALQRHNINKTIQFS
- the LOC105279161 gene encoding NADH dehydrogenase [ubiquinone] iron-sulfur protein 3, mitochondrial, whose amino-acid sequence is MMTSILRNCWGLSRNLPVATSKCYAVAFPSSVRCNTTTASEKTEKAETRPTVRKPSHVDVNRLISFGRYITNCLPKYIQKTQLTAGDELELLIVPDGIIPTLTFLKDHHNTQFVNLTDITALDVPSRQYRFELVYNLLSLRYNSRIRVKTYTDELTPVDSVYSIFKVADWYEREVWDMFGIFFSNHPDLRRILTDYGFEGHPLRKDFPLSGYVEVRYDDEQKRVVIEPLELAQEFRKFELAAPWEQFPNFRDAPAASETISKEK